One segment of Streptomyces sp. NA02950 DNA contains the following:
- a CDS encoding MerR family transcriptional regulator has protein sequence MRLAELSERSGVSTATIKYYLREGLLPQGERITATKAEYGEEHLRRLRLVRALIQVGRMPVATARQVLDAAEDESLSENTRMGAAVWALPHGPEPDDDDPGTALAREQADTLLERLEWTHCRQLGDTSPAYRMLVSGIATLDRLGYPHETDHLQLHARLAAELAVADLDLVETYAPQERIEAVVALTVLYEPVLLSLRRLAETEESHRRFDT, from the coding sequence ATGCGACTGGCTGAGCTCAGCGAGCGCAGCGGAGTGTCCACCGCGACGATCAAGTACTACCTGCGCGAGGGGCTGCTGCCGCAGGGCGAGCGGATCACCGCCACCAAGGCGGAGTACGGCGAGGAGCACCTGCGCAGACTTCGGCTGGTCCGGGCGCTCATCCAGGTCGGCCGGATGCCGGTGGCCACCGCCCGCCAGGTGCTGGACGCCGCCGAGGACGAGTCGCTCAGCGAGAACACCCGGATGGGAGCGGCGGTCTGGGCGCTGCCGCACGGCCCCGAGCCCGACGACGACGACCCCGGAACGGCGCTCGCCCGCGAACAGGCGGACACCCTGCTGGAGCGGCTGGAGTGGACGCACTGCCGTCAGCTGGGCGACACCTCCCCCGCGTACCGGATGCTGGTGTCGGGCATCGCGACCCTGGACCGCCTCGGATATCCGCATGAGACCGACCACTTGCAGCTGCACGCCCGGCTCGCGGCCGAACTGGCCGTCGCGGACCTGGATCTGGTGGAGACCTACGCACCACAGGAGCGGATCGAGGCGGTCGTCGCACTGACCGTGTTGTACGAACCGGTGCTGCTGAGCCTGCGGCGGCTGGCGGAGACCGAGGAGTCCCACCGCCGTTTCGACACCTGA